A region of the Alligator mississippiensis isolate rAllMis1 chromosome 5, rAllMis1, whole genome shotgun sequence genome:
TACCTTTCGGGATGCCGGTGACGATCAAGCACATAATCCCACCCAGTAGCAGGCAGCCGCTCTGGGATTTCTTCCTCCCAAACCACTGCATCAGGTAGATGCAGCTGAAGCGAGCTGGTATCTCGACAGCCCCAAACACGAGCTGCGTCAGGTAGATGTCCAGGCCAAAATTCCCTATGTTGAGGCTCAGTCCATAGTACACAAGGCTGTTCACAAACCTGCAAGccaagcagagcacagcaggttTATCTCCAGGAGGGTTGTTAGCTTGTTCCATGGGGAGGAGAAGCAATCCCTAACCACAGCTGTAGCAGCAATTAATTAGCCACTGTTAATTAGCCATCCAGCTGGGATCAGAGAGATGAGGAGGGTTAAAAACAGTCAGGAAAGGGCTCGAGGGAGGCTGCTAAGAGAAATCAGGCAGTGCCGGAGATGGTGCTTTTGGTTCAACAGGCAACTGTCTGAATCACCACCAGATCAGCCTGACAGTAATACTCCTCAAGGCACCTGTAAGAGACAGTTACTCTCTCCACTTCATAGATGGGAAACTAAGGCAGAGAGAAATGAAGACTGTTTCCACAGCACAATGTAGCGCCCCGCAGGCATCATTAAGCTACCTCTAACCAGGCTGGAGCATTGCTCAGGTAATCCACCTCACTTAGGAGCAGGCAGAGTCCTGACACAGAAATACTGTGTCCACTACCCAACCCAGCTCAGATACCTCTAAAGAGCATATGGACATACCCGAAGTGACTTGGGTAAATGTAACATGGAGAGTTTTTGGCAGAGTTGGAAACCAAACCTCAGTTGTTTAGCCCCCATCCAGTGCAAAAACCATACTGCCAGCCTTCCTGTCTATTCCTTTTAAAAGACACATTCTTTAATCTCCCAGTGTAGTACATTTGCTCACCAATTTCTTAGGAAGAAAGGACAACCCAGATATTaaccataggaaagtagggctggaagacacCTCAtaaagtcatctaatccagccccctgctcaaggcaggatcatccctgattaaaccgtGCCAGCCACTATGGGGGTATAAGCCATATACCCACaacccctgctttttttttttttaaatagttgatATAAAATGTAGTAAGATCTGGACAACTTACCAAGCAACTGACATAATTAAAGTGACTTTTCTCAGATGCCGCTTCCTGAAGAGATCCAGAATATTCCCAGACTTGGACTTCTTTTCAGGGGTCAGCTTCAAAATTCCCAAACAAGAAGGTGAACATACAGAACAGAGCCCACCAGCCCAAGCTCACTCTTtaggaagtcaatggaaaaacttcCACTGACCAAAGGGACAGAATAAACTGAGCTGTTCACTGTTATGAAGTAGGAGGGTTTGGTGACTACCAGGGCTTTGAGAGCAGCTTCTGGAGCAGTAGccaacacagcacagcacatcaCAGGAGCATTAGACACTCTTTCAGAGCTTTCTACCAAGGAAAATGTTTTGTGATGTCCATAGCAATGAATAAGGCCTTGAATTAGATGATccatgctgcagcacagctcGTGCGCAGCACAAAGCATGTTTTAAACATTATTAAAGGCTGATATCTGATAGcttaaaatggtatttaaaggtttgcttttggggaattggcttataggtataggtACATGTATATGCactagaatggttcaggatgagcagcaggggttaactgatttttaaaagcctgGGTCACACGCAcacagtttcacacagcctttGAAACAGGCTGTCTAATACAGCAAGGCCAATGGATATACACACAGTCTGGgaaactgggggcatgtaccacactgttccataacatgagatgagGTGGCACCAGCTCGCAAGGCCAAAAAGGGGGGCCTATGATTCCTGTTTTTGGAAGGGTGTGCACGTGATGGGCCTGGAACGTGTTGACAACACAGGATGTGGACAGTGTGATGAcaacacagagagaccaatcagtgatagCCATGGATGGGGaatcatcaggagggaaggagaatacaaatgcaaagacttgagagtaacaaaggggtCCTGCCTGGGTCCCTCCTCCCCAAGAGAGTCCCCCAGGAGCAGTCCCCAAGTGCACCACGGACAGAGGGCATGCCACCAACCCATCTCATCCAACccactgggaggaggggggcggcCTCAGCAattgttatcactgtgtatcgataaatttgcctattatcaaatggaaaggttgtggtcaaTCTAAGAATGGGTCACCGcctggaacaaggcatctgggtcctaaatccagagccaaaaAATGGTGCACAACGTGGGGCTCAGGACTCTGACTCAGGAATGATTAACACCTTAGTGCCCATTACCTCATCAAGCAGTTCTGGTGGGATGGTACGTTTATTCATAACTGCCGCCTTTTGAAACagtttttttgcttcctttatCCTCCCTTTTGCCATGAGCCATCGAGCAGATTCAGGAAAGACCCTAGGAGGCATATGAGATCTTCGGTCTTGGTTATCAGCCTTCTTATTACACACTCAACTTCATCTATTTGGTATCTTCCATGCTGCTACAGGAGCTCTGATGGCATGTATGTGTGAATGGAGACCATGAGGGGTCAGGGGAGATGTGGTCCAACCAGGGAGCCTGGTCTCAACCCACGTGGGTTCTTTGTTATCAACCCTCTTGTAACACGCTAGACTTCATCAATTTGATGTCTTCCATGCTACTATAGGAGCTCTGATGTCAAGCgtgtgaaaatggaaatatgcTTAGCTTGGTGGGTATTTGTGGGTTGCTCTGGTTCAAGAGAAGTGTTAATACGGTAACAAGGGGCAAAATTTAGGCTCCAACATCTACATTTAAGCACCCAAATAAAAGCCTTTCCAGATATTGAGGATCTTGAGCACCCAGAAGCTTCACTCAATGCAGAAACTTTAACACTGTCAGGTCTTTCCTGGGAAACTCAATTCTTTCACAAGGGGATGACTCCACTCTGGAGCACACATATAGCCCCTTTCCACacacagcactgctgtgcccagaAGGAGCACTCTGCCAGATACACACTTACCATATGTAGAAGAAAAGAGCAAACACGGGAGCAGACCCAGCAATCTGCAGCATCCTCCAGTTGCGAATGCCATAAGCCAAGCCAGCCAAAATCATCTGTCCAAAGGCAAACCAGCAGTGGGAAATTATCACCGCATGCGGCCGATAGGAGATGCCAACCCATTCAGTGGCTAGAAATTTGAATACAGATTAAGTCAGGACTGTTGAAAAGACTTCGCTGCTACTCTGAGTGAGGTCAGCTTTTTGTGAGGACAGTGGTCTTGCAGGAGAAAACAGAATTAGCAGTCAGGAATCTTGGGTTCAAGCTGTCATGTCATAGGaccacaggaaagtagggctggaagagacatcacaaggccatctagtccagccccttgctcaaggcaggatcatccctgactaaaccagccaAGTGTCAGTTCAACCTGcttaaaaatttccaggaatggagatttcaGACCTTCTCTATGTAGTCCGTTCcagtgcctgaccaccctcatactCAGAGAGTCCCTCCTAATCACCAGCCtaagtttcccctgctgcagcttggggccattgtttctagtcctgtcccttatggcCTCAAAGAAAAGcccttctccatcctctctataatcttTATATCATCTATATaaaagtatttgaagacttatcaaatctaccctcagtcttctctttcccagactaaataaccctaggtcTTTTGGCCTTTCCTCAAAAGCGATGCTTCCCAGTCCTCTAATCAGTTTGTTGCATCAACTGGACAAGCCAAGTAACACTGTCTGAGGCTTTCAAAATGAGCCTGTGGTCTGGGGCATTTGGATGCTCAGCTGGAGGCACCTTGAAAGGGTCTGATTTTCATTGGATGAGTTCCCAGTGCTTCCTAGAAAATCCAGTCCCATTACACTCTTGTAGAGTACCAAAGATCCCTCATTGTCTTTGAATATCTCAGCCTCAACTCACTCATCTGTAAAGTGGATGTAATAATCCCCTACTTTTCCCTCTCAACACAAGCCTTGGTTAAATAGCCTTTGTGGGCCACCAGTAAGGAACACCACACAGATGAAAAATCACAGGGCTTTTCCAGGGAAAAGGAACATAAAGACCATTTTACTCTGAGACATTCACTTGATAGGAAATAATGGCATTGAATTTTTATCCATGGGGCCTCTTCCATTGCTTTCCATAAGGCCATGCATTGCGGGGAGCTAAACCTCCTAAGAGTGAAGGGATCTTACCTAAGGCGAGAGTGCCGATGGCGACTCCTGACAGAGCAGCGCCTATAGCCCATCTCAAGGCCACATAGACATAGAAATTTGGCGCAAAGGCTGTTCCGATGCCAAACGCTCCTTGTATGAGCAAGCAAACCAGTGTTGTGGGACGACGACCAATGCTGGGGGTAGAAAGAAAGAGGTCAAACTCTGGGGCCACTGCCGGCTCTCCCCACTAATGCAGCAAGCCAGACACCCAGATACTGAGGCAACGGTGAGCCACGCAGGAAGCTGGATGGATGTAAACCATGGATCGATACCGTCCAGAAAGAAGCCTTCACATGCTATCGCAGAAGAATCAGCAAAGTTCTTTCAGATTGACTGATGAAAAGTGTTGCATAAGTACCCGGCGCTCAACACACAATGTGTATTCAACTCACTAGTCACTTGAGAACATCTTGGACGGTGTCACCTTAAAACCCAGGGACAGTAAGCATTTGGATGGAAAGCCCTTAGCCCATCTACTTACTACAGTAGgggatattcatagattcatagatgttagatgttagggtcggaagggacctcaatagatcatcgagtccgaccccctgcataagcaggaaagagtgctgggtctagatgaccccagctagatgctcatctaacctcctcttgaagacccccagggcaggggagagcaccacctcccttgggagcccgtttcagaccttggccactcgaactgtgaagaagttcttcctaatgtccaatctaaatctgctctctgctagcgtgtggccattgtttcttgtaacccccgggggcgccttggtgaataaatactcaccaattcccttctgtgccctgtgatgaacttataggcagccacaaggtcgcctctcaaccttctcttgcggaggctgaaaaggtccagtttctctagtctctcctcgtagggcttggtctgcaggcccttgaccatacgagtggcccttctctggaccctctccaggttatccgcatccttcttgaagtgtggcacccagaattgcacgcagtactccaactgcggtctgaccagcacccgatagaggggaagtatcacctccttggacctattcgtcatgcatctgctgatgcacgataaagtgccattggcttttctgatggcttcgtcacactgccggctcatgttcatcttggagtccactaggactccaagatccctttccacctctgtgccacccagcaggtcattccctaggctgtaggtgtgctggacatttttccaccctaggtgcagcactttgcatttctccttgttgaactgcatcctgttgttttctgcccacttgtccagcctatccaggtctgcctgcagctgttccctgccctccggcgtgtccacttctccccatagctttgtgtcatctgcaaacttggacagagtacatttcactcccacgtccaagtcactgatgaagacattaaagagtatcggtccaaggaccgagccctgcgggacctcactgcccacacctttccaggtcgagaccgacccatctaccacgactctttgggtgcgaccctctagccaattcgccacccaccggactgtgcagtcatccacatcacagcctcttagcttgttcataTGAACGAGAATGAGGAGATACAACCATTGTGTGGACCCCCTTAAAATACCCGTCAAGAAAAAAGAGGTAAAAAAAGGGGCAAACAGATTTCTAAACAGACCCAAGAGACACCCAGCAGCTATTTAGGGAGAGACTAGCATAACAGACTCACACCCCCACTATCGAGAACATGGGGCAGAATCAAAAAGGAGCTTGCAACTTCGTTCATAATTACACAGCCGCCACCAGATGTATGTTAAGTTCTTCCCACTTTAGACATCCCCCCTGCATTTTTGTATCCGTCTTAGGGACGCTCCGCAGTTTGCTCCAGGGGCTAATTTTTATTGTGTGAAGTGATCCGCAAGCAATAAATAATAATGCCATCATTACATTTCACAGCTCCATATTAATACACAACAAAGGGCCAAAGCAGCATGGGCCATTACCCAGGGCTTTCCCTACTATTGTTGTAGCTAGAGGAGCTCCTGTTGTGACCTAGGGACCCCGGGTCAGTGCAACACAGAGACAGTCCCTTCTCCAAAGATCTTACGCTCTAAATATAAGACAAGCCAGCAGGGAGATGCCTAAGCACCAACACATTTTGGCCCCAACCATAAATTTTGGATATACTTCGTTATTGCCTTCTGGGGGTTATAATCCACTGTTGTTTTCTGACCAAGCTGTCCAGCCGCAGGGCGTTTCATCTCCTCAACAGTGGAGAGCATGATGTGTCAAGGGAGTTGTGGTCTAACCAGAGAGCCTGGCCTCAAAAAGCAAAAAGGAGGCACGAGGCCCTCCAACTGCAGCTCCCATGAGGTATCATGGCAGCATTATTAAATCCAGTTGCTTATGTTTCCATCTGAAATTTTTCCGGACTGAAATcccatctccctcctccccaccatatAAAACACTTCCTTGGAAATTTTCCTTTCACTGTCAACTCTCTCCACAGAAATATCTCCATCGCCATATTTGACCAGCTTTCATTATAAGCAGCCACGCAGAGGTCTGAGTCACATGCCCAGGTTTACACCGCACTTCACCTGAGGCTCTGGCGTCCTGAGGACGCTGTCTCCTGCCTCTGTCCTGCAACCGTCCCAGCCCCTGTACAATGCTCCCCAAGCAGGCTTCTGCTGTTGGCCTTGCACAAGTCCATCATCCCATGTTCCTTACCTGTCACTTAATGAACCAAAGGTGAAAGCCCCAATGAGAAGTCCCAGCATGAAAATGGACTGGGAGATGTCCGTTTGCTCTTTTCTGTCGCACACCAGGTCAAACTGAAGGAAAGAAACACATTTCAAAGGGCTGTTTATGGATGGCTGAATTCACGACCTGCCGGCAGCACAAGCATTCCTAGAGAGAACGGGCAAGCTAGGTAAACTGTCCTCCAAACCCAAACCACCTGGCGTTGGTGGTTGCCAGTAGACAAGGGTTACTCCAGTCTCAAATGTGTTTGTGGATAGTACTGGTCAGAGGTCTtcctcccagggcagggaggaagcctGTCTTCCTCCAAGGGCAGACCCCATATATCCCATGAAACCACCCCACTGTCTAAAGGATTTCACGGTCAGGAGGGTTTTCCAGGTGCTGAAGCTCCAAAAATTCATCCCGATACCCTGACACAGTGTCCCCATTGACTGGTCCTCTCCCCTCTCAAAATTAGACCTCTTCAGGCCAATGTGGAACAAGTCACACTTTGTAGCTCATCACCAAGCTATTCGCgttttgcttttttattctttccttcataCATTACACCACTTTCATACTCCTGATCCTTGTCCCTTGCTTGTCCTGGAGTTTCCTCCATCTTGTTAATGTGGCAACAAGAAGAGCTCGCGAAAAAGCAGGAGCACCACTCTGCAAATGTTTTGGAAACCCTTttttttggaagttttcaaaaacaACTACTTATTTATCCAAAGTTAGCTGTGCCCTTCTGGGACCTAAGCTAGCGGATTTAAAGGTAGCTCGGGTATGCCAACATGTGCTGCAGTCACAGTGGTGACACTACTGAAGACAGACCTACAGAGAGAACTATCATCTCCCAGCTCCATGATGTGATGCTTCTGCATACCCAAGTACATCTATGACATCTAAACACCCATGTCCACTCTCACTCTCAAATGACTTCCAACTCTTTTTCCCAGTAGTCTAGGTGCATTGAACATGTATGCATATTTCTTGCTAGCTGGGGCTAAGAGGGCTTAATTACATCATTATTTATAGAATCATGAGCCCATCAATTGAGCCGGTGGGTGCACTTGCATCTTTAACAACATCCTTAAACATAAAAGATATCATAGCATATGGTCTACATTGACAGCAATCAACAAGACTTTTCAGATAGAAAATCTCAATAAGAGGATGCAGAAGGAGACAAAATCTAACACACTCCATGGCTAATTAAAGCCTTCATATACAAAGATCTCTAAGAAAAGGAATGGCTCCACTCATAATAGACTataggcaacccccacttagcgctcttaattggttcccgaAAAACAGAGCATTAAGCAGAAATAGTGTCAAGCGAAACCAAAAGTTTTGGAAAAACCAAGATGGCGACCGCAAGCGTTATAACGAAACTCGCCGAGCGCTAAGAGGAATCAGGTATCGATGTAAAACAagcgaaatagcgctaagcaaaacagcgttcAGCGGGGGTGCCTGTACTTCAAGCCAGATGTGTGATCCCAAACCTGTGACTTCCTAACAGTGGTGGGTGAATCTTCATTCTTTGAAAACCTCTTATAATGAAAAGCTGAATTAGAGCAGGAAGGGGGGTTCCTAAAGATCTGGATTCGTGTAGGTGCCCATTTAGAGGTACCTAGAAGAGTATGTCAAATGTCGGTAGTGATTCACACGGTGCTCCAGAGGGCTTTGCGGAGTCCAGTTCAAACACCGCGCTAGAATCCATAGTCCTGGTTTACACTTCTCAAAGAACAAAACCAGTGGCACTCTCTATAGAGGACCACGATGGGCCCAACAACTGCATTATATCAGAAGTCTGAAGTCAGAAAAAAGGCAGGGACTAATAGAGAGGCACGAGTTTTTATAGGCACCAGTCTACCTCATCAGATGCCATAAATggacaggaagaaaaagaagatttTACACGGAAGGAATAAAGGATAAAGAGTTTCAGATTGGTCCCTGCCCTGAGGAGCATCACAAAGGGGAAGGCGAGTTGGACTTTGCTATCATCAGTCAGTGCTAGAAGGCATAACAGCATGGAGAAGGTCATCGCTAGacacaaggggcacatctacTTGTGCTATGaaatgtgcctgaataaactccagcatagttCATGGCAGGGAGGCCTGGGGATCAGCATGCCAACCCGGAGCTGCTTCACCCCAGCTgcgtgtgctgcggaggggctggttAGGGCACAAggggtatttttacacatgcaagcgctgcagtgccaggcactttaaaagcacccagtgctgcgaCGCACGCAGTTGTAGAAGctgtgaaatgcatgtcagtgctgagcaAATGGTGGCGGTgtgtttttgaactaaaacatctcaGAGGTACTTTCATTCAAAATCACGCCGTGGCTATTACCTGCACGCTGCTACAACTGCACGCGGCACAGCACAGTTCACCTCGGCTcacgtgtggagcagactcaattaatcaagggTGCTCTGAAGCGGCATATCTCCAGCGTGTcacgggggaaaaaaatgtgtataaatgcccaagggTCTAcaaatgcaggggctgcctgccagctagccccgcaTTGTAGCACCTCATGCCGCActcagccccagtcactgtctacatgtgcgtttgaGCGCATGCAAGTACTCagctgtaggacagtacttgtgtcaggcagtgctatcctatggcagagttaattagtttactgaggtcTAATAACGCCTTATGCGTAGATAGTGATGctctactgtggagctaattaatcacctctgcagtaaagcacacatgtagatgcacccaagtaGGCT
Encoded here:
- the LOC102560766 gene encoding solute carrier family 22 member 13 isoform X2 translates to MTDTAEVLKAAGDCGRFQKWLVVLISLACPSLSFHLFSQIFMVQHVPHHCDTSWILEINPNLTKEEQLNVTIPRNTQGSYEECYMYTPVDWDLDSIRRYGLNSTEKCRDGWVYLSSEETLITKFDLVCDRKEQTDISQSIFMLGLLIGAFTFGSLSDSIGRRPTTLVCLLIQGAFGIGTAFAPNFYVYVALRWAIGAALSGVAIGTLALATEWVGISYRPHAVIISHCWFAFGQMILAGLAYGIRNWRMLQIAGSAPVFALFFYIWVFPESARWLMAKGRIKEAKKLFQKAAVMNKRTIPPELLDELTPEKKSKSGNILDLFRKRHLRKVTLIMSVAWFVNSLVYYGLSLNIGNFGLDIYLTQLVFGAVEIPARFSCIYLMQWFGRKKSQSGCLLLGGIMCLIVTGIPKDLPVVTTSLAVIGKFSIAASFSVSYVYSAELFPTVVRSSDDASINGHFKQKEDSQEVEGTKTTRF
- the LOC102560766 gene encoding solute carrier family 22 member 13 isoform X1 is translated as MTDTAEVLKAAGDCGRFQKWLVVLISLACPSLSFHLFSQIFMVQHVPHHCDTSWILEINPNLTKEEQLNVTIPRNTQGSYEECYMYTPVDWDLDSIRRYGLNSTEKCRDGWVYLSSEETLITKFDLVCDRKEQTDISQSIFMLGLLIGAFTFGSLSDSIGRRPTTLVCLLIQGAFGIGTAFAPNFYVYVALRWAIGAALSGVAIGTLALATEWVGISYRPHAVIISHCWFAFGQMILAGLAYGIRNWRMLQIAGSAPVFALFFYIWVFPESARWLMAKGRIKEAKKLFQKAAVMNKRTIPPELLDELTPEKKSKSGNILDLFRKRHLRKVTLIMSVAWFVNSLVYYGLSLNIGNFGLDIYLTQLVFGAVEIPARFSCIYLMQWFGRKKSQSGCLLLGGIMCLIVTGIPKDLPVVTTSLAVIGKFSIAASFSVSYVYSAELFPTVVRQTGVGLCSMSARLGGIISPLIALLSTYNSVIPMAIFGSTPVIGGILCCLLPETRGKELRDGTEEPMENQWSSDDASINGHFKQKEDSQEVEGTKTTRF